The following are from one region of the Silene latifolia isolate original U9 population chromosome 9, ASM4854445v1, whole genome shotgun sequence genome:
- the LOC141600141 gene encoding peroxidase 16-like has product METTFSILYLLIISLFLLIIPPNHCFPQLKHDYYRKSCPNIESIVHHAVKKKLKQTSVTAPATLRLFFHDCFVHGCDASVMIASPNGNAEKDAPDDLSLAGDGFDTVIRAKAAVDSVSRCKNKVSCADILALATRDVILLSGGPNYKVELGRRDGRISRKASVKGHLPHAHFNYNQLKALFATHGLSQVDLIALSGAHTIGFSHCRQFSKRIYNYNSQSSIDPTLHQGYAKELQLKCPRHVDPRVAVALDPTTPLAFDNAFYKNLQQGKGLLSSDQALLATKKSKRVVNAFASNNTLFERLFVAAITKLGRLGVKTGNHGEIRRDCRFPN; this is encoded by the exons ATGGAGACTACTTTTAGCATCTTGTATCTTTTAATCATATCATTATTCCTCCTAATAATCCCTCCAAATCATTGTTTTCCACAATTAAAACATGATTACTACCGCAAATCATGTCCAAATATTGAGTCAATTGTACATCATGCTGTCAAGAAGAAGCTCAAACAGACTTCCGTCACTGCCCCAGCCACTCTACGACTCTTCTTCCATGACTGCTTTGTGCAT GGATGTGATGCTTCTGTAATGATAGCATCTCCAAATGGAAATGCTGAGAAGGATGCACCGGATGACCTTTCTCTCGCTGGAGACGGATTTGACACAGTGATCAGAGCAAAAGCAGCGGTTGATAGTGTTTCTCGATGTAAAAACAAGGTTTCTTGTGCTGATATTTTGGCCTTAGCCACCAGGGATGTGATTCTTCTG AGTGGAGGACCAAATTATAAAGTGGAATTAGGGAGAAGAGATGGTAGGATCTCTAGAAAAGCTAGTGTTAAGGGTCACTTACCTCATGCTCACTTCAACTATAACCAACTCAAAGCTTTGTTCGCTACTCATGGCCTttctcaagtcgacttaatcgctTTATCAG GAGCACATACAATTGGATTCTCTCATTGCAGGCAATTCTCCAAGAGAATCTACAACTACAATAGTCAAAGTAGCATTGACCCAACACTTCACCAAGGATATGCTAAGGAACTTCAGCTTAAGTGCCCAAGACATGTGGATCCTAGAGTAGCTGTTGCCCTAGACCCAACAACTCCCCTAGCTTTCGACAACGCTTTCTATAAAAACCTTCAACAAGGCAAGGGATTGCTTTCCTCCGATCAAGCCTTGCTGGCTACAAAAAAGTCCAAAAGGGTTGTCAACGCCTTTGCGTCCAATAATACTTTGTTTGAACGACTGTTTGTTGCTGCCATTACCAAGCTTGGCCGACTTGGGGTTAAGACGGGGAACCATGGTGAAATTAGACGTGATTGTAGGTTCCCCAATTAG
- the LOC141600140 gene encoding plasma membrane ATPase 4-like, producing MAGRGKASSLEDIKNESVDLEKIPIDEVFEQLRCSTNGLSSDEGKNRLDLFGPNKLEEKKESKLLKFLGFMWNPLSWVMEAAALMAIVLANGDHRPPDWQDFVGIMVLLVINSTISFIEENNAGNAAAALMANLAPKTKVLRDGRWGEMEAAILVPGDIISIKLGDIVPADARLLEGDPLKIDQSALTGESLPVTKNPGEEVFSGSTCKQGELEAVVIATGVHTFFGKAAHLVDSTNQVGHFQKVLTAIGNFCICSIAIGMLIEVIVMYPIQRRKYRDGIDNLLVLLIGGIPIAMPTVLSVTMAIGSHRLSQQGAITKRMTAIEEMAGMDVLCSDKTGTLTLNKLTVDTTLIEVFAKGVEKDHVMLLAARASRTENQDAIDAAIVGMLADPKEARAGITEVHFFPFNPVDKRTALTYYDTNGNWHRASKGAPEQILTLCGCKEDVKRKAHAVIDNFAERGLRSLGVARQEIPEKSKESPGGPWQFVGLLPLFDPPRHDSAETIRQALHLGVNVKMITGDQLAIAKETGRRLGMGTNMYPSSSLLGQDKDSNVAGLPVDELIEKADGFAGVFPEHKYEIVKRLQERKHICGMTGDGVNDAPALKKADIGIAVADATDAARSASDIVLTEPGLSVIVSAVLTSRAIFQRMKNYTIYAVSITIRIVFGFMFIALIWRFDFAPFMVLIIAILNDGTIMTISKDRVKPSPMPDSWKLKEIFATGIVLGGYMALMTVIFFWLMSDTQFFQDKFHVTTPSHGQKMAALYLQVSVISQALIFVTRSRSWSFAERPGLLLLGAFLAAQLVATLIAVYANWAFARIEGMGWGWAVAVWVYTLVTYIPLDILKFGIRYALSGRAWNNLLENKTAFTTKKDYGREEREAQWATAQRTLHGLQPPETTSIVNEKSSYRELSEIAEQAKRRAEVARLRELHTLKGHVESVVKLKGLDIDTIQQHYTV from the exons ATGGCCGGCCGTGGTAAGGCGTCCAGCCTTGAGGATATCAAAAATGAGAGTGTTGATCTG GAGAAAATCCCTATCGATGAAGTGTTTGAACAGTTACGATGCTCAACAAACGGACTTTCGAGCGATGAAGGGAAGAATCGTCTTGATCTTTTTGGGCCAAACAAGTTGGAAGAGAAAAAg GAGAGCAAACTACTGAAATTTCTTGGGTTTATGTGGAATCCATTATCATGGGTCATGGAAGCTGCTGCATTAATGGCTATTGTTCTCGCTAATGGTGATCACAGGCCTCCTGACTGGCAGGATTTTGTTGGTATCATGGTTCTCTTGGTCATTAACTCTACTATTAGTTTCATTGAAGAGAATAATGCTGGCAATGCTGCTGCTGCCCTCATGGCTAACCTTGCTCCTAAGACTAAGGTTCTTAGGGATGGTCGATGGGGCGAGATGGAGGCCGCTATATTAGTCCCTGGAGACATTATCAGCATCAAGTTAGGTGACATTGTTCCTGCTGATGCTCGTCTCCTCGAGGGCGACCCTTTAAAGATTGATCAGTCTGCTCTTACTGGTGAATCACTCCCTGTCACTAAGAATCCCGGAGAAGAGGTCTTTTCAGGTTCAACTTGCAAACAAGGTGAACTTGAAGCTGTTGTAATCGCAACTGGTGTTCATACCTTCTTTGGTAAGGCTGCACACCTAGTTGACAGTACTAATCAGGTCGGACACTTTCAGAAGGTTCTCACAGCAATTGGTAACTTCTGTATTTGCTCTATTGCTATCGGAATGTTGATCGAGGTTATAGTCATGTATCCTATACAACGTCGAAAGTACAGGGATGGGATTGACAATTTACTGGTTCTATTGATTGGTGGAATCCCGATAGCCATGCCCACTGTCTTGTCTGTCACTATGGCTATTGGTTCGCACAGGTTGTCTCAACAGGGTGCTATTACTAAGAGAATGACAGCTATCGAGGAAATGGCAGGCATGGATGTGCTCTGTAGTGATAAGACCGGGACGTTGACGTTAAACAAACTTACTGTTGATACAACACTGATTGAAGTCTTTGCAAAGGGTGTGGAAAAAGATCATGTCATGCTTCTTGCTGCTAGGGCTTCAAGAACTGAAAATCAAGATGCCATTGATGCTGCCATTGTAGGAATGCTTGCAGATCCTAAGGAG GCACGAGCTGGAATAACAGAGGTCCATTTCTTTCCGTTCAACCCAGTTGATAAGAGAACTGCTTTGACATACTATGATACTAACGGAAATTGGCATCGAGCAAGTAAAGGTGCCCCTGAGCAG ATCCTTACTCTCTGTGGCTGCAAGGAGGATGTCAAGCGAAAGGCTCATGCAGTAATCGACAACTTTGCAGAACGCGGGCTTAGATCTTTAGGAGTTGCAAGACAG GAAATACCTGAGAAATCAAAAGAAAGTCCAGGAGGTCCTTGGCAATTTGTAGGGTTATTGCCCTTATTTGATCCTCCCAGGCATGACAGTGCTGAAACAATTCGACAAGCCCTGCACCTTGGCGTGAATGTGAAGATGATAACAG GTGATCAGCTTGCCATCGCCAAGGAAACTGGAAGGCGGCTAGGGATGGGAACTAATATGTATCCGTCATCTTCATTGCTTGGACAAGATAAGGACTCGAATGTTGCAGGTCTTCCTGTCGATGAACTAATTGAAAAGGCTGACGGATTTGCCGGAGTCTTCCCTG AACACAAGTATGAAATTGTGAAGAGGTTGCAAGAAAGGAAACACATCTGTGGGATGACCGGTGATGGTGTGAACGATGCTCCAGCCCTTAAAAAGGCCGATATTGGAATTGCAGTGGCTGACGCTACTGATGCTGCAAGAAGCGCATCTGATATTGTCCTTACTGAACCTGGTTTGAGCGTCATTGTTAGTGCTGTTCTGACCAGCAGAGCTATCTTCCAAAGGATGAAAAATTATACA atttaTGCAGTTTCGATCACCATCCGTATTGTG TTTGGTTTCATGTTCATTGCTTTGATTTGGAGGTTCGACTTTGCTCCGTTCATGGTTCTAATCATTGCTATCCTAAATGATG GTACAATCATGACGATCTCAAAGGACAGAGTGAAACCATCACCAATGCCAGACAGTTGGAAGTTAAAAGAGATTTTCGCCACCGGTATAGTTCTGGGAGGATACATGGCACTGATGACAGTAATCTTTTTCTGGCTCATGTCAGACACACAATTCTTCCAG GATAAGTTTCATGTGACGACTCCAAGTCATGGTCAGAAAATGGCAGCCTTGTACCTTCAAGTCAGTGTTATTAGCCAGGCTCTCATTTTCGTTACGAGATCTCGTAGCTGGTCCTTCGCTGAGCGCCCTGGCCTCTTGTTGCTTGGTGCTTTCTTGGCCGCTCAGCTG GTGGCTACTCTTATAGCTGTGTATGCCAACTGGGCATTTGCACGAATCGAAGGAATGGGATGGGGATGGGCTGTAGCTGTATGGGTTTACACTCTGGTCACCTACATTCCACTTGACATCCTCAAATTTGGTATCCGTTATGCTCTAAGCGGAAGGGCCTGGAATAATCTCCTGGAAAACAAG ACTGCATTTACGACAAAGAAGGATTACGGAAGAGAAGAGAGGGAGGCACAATGGGCAACTGCTCAAAGGACCTTACATGGGCTTCAACCTCCTGAAACCACTTCTATTGTTAATGAGAAGAGTAGTTATAGAGAACTCTCAGAGATTGCTGAGCAAGCCAAGAGGAGGGCTGAAGTTGCAAG GCTGAGGGAGCTCCACACATTGAAAGGCCACGTTGAGTCGGTCGTGAAACTGAAAGGATTAGACATTGACACCATTCAACAACATTACACTGTGTAG